A window of Populus trichocarpa isolate Nisqually-1 chromosome 17, P.trichocarpa_v4.1, whole genome shotgun sequence genomic DNA:
GTTGAAATATGATAATATTTCTCatccaagaaataaaaacaacacaGCTTGGACCTGTTTGGAAGCATgctagcttttgttttttggttttttaaaaaagaatatttaccttaaaaaaacattaatttttttaataattttaatttacagatattaaaaataaaagatatattttaatatattttttaataaaaaaacttttaaaaaataccatataCAACGATAACAAACATGCATGGTACACAACTAGCTGTTGCCCTATCATGGAATGGTGGGGGAAGGCAACAACGCATTAATGTCATTTAggattttgattaaataaaatactcaaATCACTAGGTAAATAAGGTCAACTTACTAATCAGGggtaaactatttttttttaattaaaaatgatattttgtttttgttttatttttaatttattgatgttaatttaattaggtttgcatcaaattaactaaattgataaaatcttaaTCGGTTCAACCAAATTTTACCGggttaatatcttatttaatttaactaaaaactcAACTTCAGTTATACTTTGAATCATATAGactagtttaataattatgaataatatttttttttcaaatatataatatataattatataacggCAGTGCAAGATTTACAGCTATCAATGTAACTTTTACAAACaataaaccaaatattttatagcacaaaaacaaattacttaGACAATGatagtgtttttaaagaagtaagaaaaatttgaaacttGTGTTATTGACTTAACTGAATTCAATAAactcagttaatttaataatatgatttaaaaaacaatgataatagataaatcaaacaaaaaaattggcaagaattaattataaataatgagCCACTAATATCATACTTgggaagggaaaaaagaaaagtctgTCAGAGACCCACCGTCACTCTGCCATGGACAGTGTTCCATCATTAGAAAGAGCTCATCAATGTGATTCTAATGCTAATAAGAAAGActtcaaaccaaacaaaatatcatgaaatgaaaatctcatgcttatatttaatcacttaatttaacttagtttacttttttttttgtaaaaaatctaaatttgacaaaaaacaaaaaataaaaagattcgaGATAACTCGGGTCATTTTGAAAATTAGCAAaaaaccctatagaaagcagataaaaaaaaataatggagccTAATCTCTAATCATAtaattgttgaagaatgaaactgaaaaaacataaatttataaaaagaaaataaaaaaccaactaAACCTAAACGAATCTTCTAAACCTGAGTTAAAACCCAAAATTCATAACCCGTGAAATCCTAGACCAGGTTCAGTCAAGAAGCTTAATctccaactaatttaatgtttaatgttaaatgatgaaataaaaaaatatcaatttattttttttccaaagaaaaaaagtaatagcaataaaaaaaagaggatcaaatctgataggaaaaaaaaacccaaaggaggatgaaatcataaaaaaattcaatttaaaaaattatatcaaatagaacaaatagcaataaaaaatgagaactaaatctgatagataaaaaaaaaattaaaggaggatgacattgaattgttttttgaattttataaattatttcaaataaaataaataataatcaaaataacatgaaccaaatacaaaggaaaaatatattgaaaggtcattttgaaaatttaaagatttatgCATGGAAAttgaggaggagagagaaaagtgagagaagaagaaaaaaagatcatcGGTTTCGCACCGCTACTCCACCACTGTCATGCCTTGGCTAAAAAGGAAGATCTCGGCATGATGCTTCCATGCCATAGCAGAAACTAGCATTTGACTGTCAGGAGATGCCTCACGCACCTCTTAAAAAACACAGACATCTCCTATAGGCTAACACGTGCATTGCACATGCcaacatatttttgtttttaatgaatattttatattcattaaaGTACTAAATTGTCCCTCGATTAACTTGATTATAACTTAAAAACTAtggtgaaaatacaaaaaagctcttaaatgttagtttaattttttttgcttcaaggGTATTTTAGTCGTTTCAGtgtgttttaaaatacaaaaaaactaacttattcCTGATCAATCTATAATGACCAGTaaactttatagaaaaattatattacccCAATAGCAAGAGTAAAatcatcattatattatttcaataaacagtaaatctAAGTATGAATCATCAATGTTTTTCCAATACCAATTATCTTTTGTCAATGCTGACACCAAAACCCTGCAATATTCATATTAACAGCAGAATTATATGCTGTCAAccaataattttgcaaaaacaaataggatatttcttgttttaaattcaACACCTTGGTAAGTTGTTGCTTGGCTCATCTGCTTATGTGTCAACAAATAAATTGCTCGCTAGattcacactaaaaaaaaacccacaagtACAGCTAGCTAAAGACTTTATAACTAACTACAAGCCTCCATATTTCAACTCGAGCAGTGTAAAACTCATTCATGGCTTCCACAAAGGAGCAATCTCCATACACAAACTTTCAACGACGAGAGGAACCTGAGTTCAATTTAAGAGAATGGGAATTCAGGGCTCAAATCAGCCGCGAACACACGAGATCAAGAAGGTTTTCAGGATCAAATATCAGAAGTTTTAGAGAAGATGCAAGGTCTTTTAGATCAAACATTACTATTTCTAGCACTGCCTCATCTCCTGGCTACTCCATAAGAGGTAGTAATCTGGAGtcttgtccttttcttttgcttctgtttttttgATGCAAGgcttaattttcttgtttgtgACTATCAATTGTCTAATCCATCTTATCTTAACATTTTCAGAAGAGATTGACCCCTCAACATACTCATTCACCACAGCTCTTAAAGGTACTTAGTGACTATGCAAATAGTCAAGCACGTCATTATCTGACAGCTCAAGTTCTTACGCTTATAATATTTGTACTATGCGTCGAGATTAGTGATTTTAAGTGAttgtatttgttctttttttttcctgcagcATTGCAAGCAAGGTCAGGATATTATAACAGTTGGGAATGCTCATCACCAGATGGATTTGCTTTACATTCCAAATGGAATGAAGCAGAGAAATATATATGCAACCCGCTTTCAGGAGAGGTACCGATGGAGTGTTTATCAGCTAAAACACTAAGTGGAAGATCATTTCGAAACTTAACAAACAGAATCACAATGTCTGCACCTCTTGTTTACTCTAATCATTCGCGGCAAATCCAGACAAAGACTACTACTTCTATTGCTGCACATGACGATATTGTCAATCATTTTCCAATTAAAGGTTGTAATTGGATTACTTGTTGCTGTTATTTTTATGCAGACGAGACAAAAAAAGCTTGTTTTTGAATTGGTTCAGgatatttttttggttgcaGAAGATAAGATGGAGGGCATGCTGAACACTAGAGATGTCGGGACTCAAAGCACTCCTCCTGACGTCAGTTCATCAAGTAGTCCTAGTCCAGCTTCAACGCCTTCGAttatagagagaaagagatgtGAAGTAGAAGGTGGAGGCACCCCTAATTGTAATTCAAAGCTGAAAGCTCAAGGACAGGTATGTTCTGCAAATATTCTCAACCCAATACGCTCATTTATATTTACTTGTTCGAAGTTGAAAGCTGAACCAGAGGCTTGTTTTTCTTGTCAAGTCAGTCTGTCTCCTTTGCTTTTCTGAATAGTAAGTTTTCGTTGCTCCTTTTCACTTCATTAAATGCAATTTCCCACTTCCACAACGTTGAGATTTTTGTATGAGCATTTCGAATGTATTTCCCACTTTCCCTTCAAGTTTATGggcatcgtttttttttttaaaaattatatgggaCTCGAACCTGACATTTGTTAAACCTTAAAGGTAATCTAACTCGTTGATTGTACATTAgagtttatttcattttactccTAGGCACTTCTTTCAGGACCCATTTCATAATAAATATACACAATACTATGAAACCATGCTAATGAGACTGAAGCAATGCGTGTAGCCTTGTGGTTCCCTCAACCTTTATTGCAGATTGTTCTTGTATTAGAAAGAGTAGGTAAGGTGCAAACTAttgatattgatttgattttctcGTGATTCTAGTCGCTGCTTGGCAATGCATTGCCATCACGCAtgatctgttttttcttttttctttttttttgggaattggTCAAGTATTTACTGATACATGTGTGTGTATCACCGTGAGCCCTTCCATGGTGGGGAACTAGCAATTAGGTGAAATGGTCCCTTATTTAATGGGGTGTGGTCACTAAGAAGAGGTGTACTAAGTGCAGGCAGTATGCTACAAAAATTACTAGAAAATGTTTTGCACCAATTGCAAGTTTCAGAGAACAAATGACTTATCTTAGCCCTACCATTGTGGGGGACTAACAATAATACGTGGTAATTGGTCCCTCTAACAATGATGGGTGCTTGCCCTAATTGTATACCAAGATGCCCCAGGTAGCTAGCATTCCAGCACATAAGGTTGCGTTTATCTATGATTCTCGGAAACATTTTTGCTGTCAAAAGGAAAggtctttcctcttttttcagCTTCatggctactttttttttttaaaaaaaaaaaacctcgaggAGCAAAAACAGGAAGAAAGTTAAAGCCCTTTAGGATGTTCAATACTATTGTCATCGGAGATTACTGACATAAtattttccgtccgtaattccaTTGCTAATTGCCAATTTTCTGATAGTGAATCCTCAACTGTGTTCTTTATTCAAACTTGCATGAACTCCTCTTTTGTTCTTTagttcttctcttctctttgttttatgtGGTGGCACTGAAGATGCTTTCAATTCCTTGAtctcctttttgtttcttttgctttagattCTTTGGGGTCATCATTGAAAGTAGCATTTCACTGCCTCTCAcagttccttttcttctttttggacAAAACAGCCATGTGTTTCAGGGCTGAATCACAGAATAGTGGTATCACTGGATACGAAAATACTCCTTCATCAAGCTATTATCATTCACAGTATTGGAGCCACACATCATTATTAGATCTTGACATTACACTGATGTGGCAAACTTGTACAAGCAAGTTTGGTTAATGTGACACTGACCCCTCGGCCCTCTATAATCTTTTGTTTGGGCACTGTGGTGTGGTACACTGTGACTTGAATGGTCTGGTAAAACGATGACTAATGCAGTAATACTCTTCAGGTGTTCAAATGTTCGAACCACTTTGACCATGTGCTATCTGATATACTATTGAGATCTTGACTGGAGTTTGCCTGCCACCATATTTTACTAGTATACTAGCAGAAGCTAGCCTAATTTCCATGGAAGCACAAAACCCCATAGAAACATTAAAGACACTACGGAAGAGACCTAAGGTGCAAACCGTGACAACCTTGTTTTGCCCTACTTGAACATGCTTAATTTGCTCTAGGTTGACGATCTTGGGTTTGGATTTTTAGGTTTGCAAACCACAGTTGGGCTTATCTAAGCTTTTTTactcaaaccaaaaccaggaaaagaaaaacatggaaTGGATTGGAAGTTTTATTCCATAGTAAagcccttccttttcttttttggacaATTCAGTGGTTAATTGTTAGTGCTATGAAAGCAGAGACTAGGGTTTAATACCCATCAAGACAGTAGATTCACCTGACCACCACCACAACAAAGATGAGAGGTTAACATGTCTACCTTTATACATGGGGTTTGGACAATTTGCTTAGAATTATTACACTTGCCACTTTCTTATATGGTACCCTGTAATGTTTGTTATTCGGTGTTATAGCATGATATTGTCAAATCACAACAATAGCGGCTATAATACGTCGTATAACTAACGGTAATGGGTGTTATTGAGTGTAATATTACAAATAACGGGTCAATAATGATCCATAACAACTCACTtgtaaaattgagtttttttttatatatatttcaatttcatttttcatatttcgGATGTGGGCAGATACAAATCATTAACTTGAATACTCTTTCCTcttatgtttctttttgtttcctcATATCTCTTTTGTAatgcattcattttattttcctgttttaACTTTTCAGGTCATCTTCTAATAAATGACTGGTgcattatatgatgaatatatgGTACATGCAGGTTCAGGTAAAGGAAACAAGAGGGAAAGAAGAAAGCACAGAAAATGAGAGCACTAGAGAGGAAAGTCAGAACAGAAAGGATGAGAAAATGTGGATGTGCAGCATCAGGAAGCAAGGTGGATGCTTATCATGGATGAGAAAAAGGCAGAGGGAGAGACACAAACCAAGAAACAGCAACATTTTCTCTTTTAACGTGAAGGGTGCTGCTAAAAAGGAGAGCTAGAGATGGTAAGAGAATATACACTGGAACCAAGGGATTTCTTTGAAGAGGTCTTGTCTATGGGGGAGGGAGGCTTAACTGAGGGCAACCATGAATGGACAGAAATGAAAGACAGTGTCTTATGTTGGTTGCCTTTTTTCCTTGGGTTTTTGTTGCAGGTAGTGATGCTGTGTTTTATTCCTTAGCTCTGAAAATGGCTGACAGCTTTTGGGGTCACGTGCACTCCTTTGTTTATTGCTTCAGAATGGATAGATTCTTCTCTCTCCCATGTAAAATTCACCAACAAATAATTAATGGGAaggatttttgagttttttttttctttaaaaaactaattcatacaaaaaacaaatatatcaaataaatacgactaaaaaaatatttagaaaaagaatacaTGTAAAACCCATTAATTCTACTATTTCTCCAAATATATTTGAGGCTATGTTAGTTTGCTAAATGTtagtttcaagaaaaaaaaaggctttcaaTTTTACATATACGATGATTGATGAAGAAACATTGAGAAACAACAAAGAATGAGATGCTTTTTGACTTATATTTTAAGGTATGTGTGTCAGTatgatagaaattattttttaaaagaatttttatttgaaattatattaaaataatattttttattttttttatatttatatatcaaaataattttaaaacataaaaataattaaaaactaaaataaattcaaaaaatctcAAGAACATGTAGAACTTCAATGTCAAACAAGGTTattacatgtttgtttttttcttttaaaaatacttttgaaaaaatttaaaatttatttatttatttatttattttaaattaatatttttttagtgtttttaaattattttgatgcactatATCTGGCTGAAATTTCGTTAAAGTGCCCGAAAAGTTTTACAAGTGCAGGGGAGATTTTGGAAAGTTTTCAAACTTTGGGGGCCACGGCCACCCCTAAATTCATCATTGCATGTCTAGTTTTGATTGAAATCATACAACTATActccaaatatattattaaactatGCAAACTAAATCAACTctgagtttaattatttttttgttgcttctcAACCTGAGAGACCAGACCAAACCGAATTTAATAAATAGAAAGTTTCCTAAGTGTTTGACTTCctagattttatatttgtaattaaaatcaatgaataAATCTTTAACTCAAGGAAATTGTGCTCTTACACTCTCTGGTCTCTTGTAAAATCCATGTCTGACATGCTCATAAACCAGTGGCAGACCGTTAAGATCATTATGTGTGAAAATGTATCATGTTCAGAAAACTGAGAATTACATTGCAATCTGCTGATAAGAGAATCATAATAAGAAGAACTCTAGGTGCAGAGGGAGCCATGCAGCTAGGCAACTAGAATTTAGCAATCTCTTTGCATTGAATGTAGTGGTATCATATGGTGAAAGTCCTGTTGGGTTTGTATATCGCTTATAGAACAGATTCATGATAATCAAATTACTTCTCCGGCTTTCCATTGGGATTATATGTAGCATGCATAAGTTTCTCCAAGATTTTACACCTCACGCACACTCACAAAAAAAGGTGATAAACTAAAGCTAAACATCTTTATACAAATTTTTCACGAGGGAGCATatgtaaatgaagaaaagaCCAAACAGATAGCAGAGCTAGATGATACCATGAAGCACTTCATGAAGGTGATGCATCGGCATTTAAGTTGGAAATAAGTCGAACTTCGTATAGGTTGTTTTCCCCTATCCCTGCAAACGATTATTAATTAGCATGACCTCCATAATTCATTACATAGAAGGATTCCGAGCTGTTGCAGGCCTTTTAAGGCTTTTCAAAAGCATATATTTGAACCAAAGCATTAAAGGCAGATCTTACCGATCTCAGCTGTGATATCTGGTCCAAAGAATGAAGTAAATTTTCCCTGAAATCATTATTTGAGCTTAAAGAATCAGCAAGCAATTTTCAGAACTCTTCCACAAGCTCAAAATTTGATAAACACCAAAATGCTAACTTCTAGCCAAGCTTGCACAATTTTTACCTGTCTTTTTTCAAAGTCCGATAACTGCAAAGATTTTGCCTCGAAGATCAGGACAAGACAGTATTTACCATCCTCTGTGACCTGAAACAAGGTAATGATACAAGCAAAATGATATGATACCAGTCAACGAAGACACTCATTTAGAGATCAGAACCACATTTTAGGAAGCAAGGCTAGGTTCAAATGGTTTCAAGCCATAGAAGCTCTCTAAAATCGTTTGAGTTGCAGAATCAGTCAGAGAGAAGGGGAACAAAAAGGTTATTTAGAAAGAAGCTTATAATGAGATGCTTCcattatcagaaaaaaaaaaaaccctagcagCTTCATGAAacagatattaaaattttagagttcTAAGCAATTCAACATATATTGACTAATAAATGATGCTTGCTTGTGAGCAATCGAAAGTCTTCTAGTGAACTAGCACATAAGTTGCATTCCAATAGTATGATCGAAGAAGTTGCAGCCAAAGACACTGTCAATCAGAAAGTTGGATAGTcagtatgttttgtttttagaatttagTATGTGTTGAAAGAACATACTTCTTCACGAATCATCTGCAGAATAGGTGCATTCCGCCTTGGAATTCCTCCACCCTGAAATGCAAGGCAGAATACATGAGAATAAAGCTACAAGAAcaagaactatataaattatctcCTATTTAAATAAATGCACCAATACATAAAATGCCAGGTCATGTACCAGAATTTATAATCTCAGATGTAAAAGTAGTGATTTTTCTATTCTTAGATGAGTACTTGGTTTCACTTTGTCATCACTAACTATCAACCAAACAGATTCAAGCAATAGTAGGTCAAGCGACCAGAAACTATCCCTGACATGATGTACTGGGACCAATATCAAAGTTCACACACTACATGGCATTCTGAAAAGGCTACTCAGTTTGAAATGACTGATACCCTccaaaaaagaagtaaaagatCTGGAAATAATCGGTTCCAGATCTTTGTCCACAATTAGAAGGAAATTCTCTTCCCTAAGATGAAGTTTTAGGAATATTCTCAACTGCGAATGCCAGGAAGAGATTTTTCAATTGTGTTTTATCAACATCAGATgcacatttcttttttctaaaattttacaCGAGCAGAATTAGAAATGATGTGTGATCAGTTGAATCTAAGATAGCTTATTGCCTTACACTGGCATATTGAAACATGAGGAAGTTTGTAGGCAGGAACTTTAAAACAAAAGCTGATCGTCTTTCATGATAAAACAGATGATCCAGAGCATGCTCCTCGTACTATTAAATATTAGTTATTAAATAGCATACCAGACCATACTGGAAAATTCGTTTCAATGCCTCATCCAAATGCTGCTCATCTCCATAACGATATCTTATAACATCATTCCTGACCTGATTAAATAGATAAAGAAGTAATTCCAGATGTTATACTATATTCAAAATGTCAAAAGAGTATACTATGTTGTCTACTTGTGAAAGCATTGTCATATTATAGACTGCATGCGGTAAAGTTTTCTGCAGTCAGCACAAGAACAGGCTGTTctatgaaagagaaaaaaatgcaataaggTTCACATTGTTGCTTAAAACAGCTATACAACACAATATCCTAACAGGTAGAAGCTTCACGATGAAGTTATATTATCCAACAATATATTACAAGTCTGAATGGGATGCCATGCTATATCTTTAACTCACTAGAGCATAACATTTTTGTAAACCCTCTGggtgaaaaatcataaattgactagttttatataaaacaaaaaaattcgtAACTCTTGATCTGGTTATcagaaaattctgaaaattagCGTGGTAGAATACATTAGATGTTTTAAGACAAAATGACTCTTAATCTTAATATTGTATTCATTTAGTCTAACTACATATATGTAGTTAGTTAGCATTTATTACTTTTTAGTGAtgaaattgttttagaaaaaacaattctataattttagacatattattcaatacttgatattagtaaagaaatgtttgagaattcatgaaattataataagaGGATGTTACAATTTTAGTCACAACGATGCACATAATCTTGAAATTTAGAGATGGTAAAATAACAGCAAGGAAGGAGTAAGAAGCTGAGCTGAGGTGGTAAAGACAAATGTAAGTTTACGAGTCTTTCTTGTTTCACcaatttgcttttcatttaaGACTTCGAAATTGCTCCAGAAATAAGCAAAGGTCGTCCCTATTTACCTTGACCAAAGATCAGGTTGAATGGAATTGCGATTTGtcaataatatcaaacacatgaCTCAAAACAAAGATACCATGGTGGAACAAGCGACTAATCGACCAAAAAAGATATGCTGAAGAAAGCAAATATCGCCCTAGTATGAAAAGACTAAAGTCTGGATGAGATGTCCAATCATACTATCATATTTCCTCAGGTAAGTCCCTTAAGTTAGGAGTTTAATCAGAAGAAgtattagaataaataaaaataggatcTAATTGATGTTGCTTGCTGACATTGTGTCCGATGGTGAAAATACCTGTTTAAGGATTGGAGTGGCacatttttctcttaaaatctcAGCATCTGAATAAGTCAAGCATGACACTGGCTTCAGTTCTGCATACTGAACAGAAGTCAAAAGGAAAACAGCATTACTTCACTGCCAATACCACTTAAATAAACCAGATATGTCATAGAAATTTAAGCATTCCATTACGGTTCTAAAGCCAtcctttgaaagaaaatatataaagaaccATATGTAACCAGACACACAAGGGCAGATATCAACTTAAGAAACAGGTTAcccaaaacaaactataacagaTATGTTTCAAGCAGTGTGAATTACTGTTTATACTTGCTACCTCAATCTCTGAATGATATCTGATAAGAAAATTAAgaaccaaaatattttataacataaTTGTCATAAAATCCCAGTgatgcagaaaaaaaaacttttacctTGAGAGCCATACCAATTATTGCAAGAGGAAAGCCATATGTTAGCATTATTGCTGACCATTCAGATCCAGGAAGGATGTTGAAATATGCCCCAAAACCGTACCTGCACAATATCTGTGATCAGCAGTCACTTAAGATTACTTAGGTACGATCAAAGGGAAAGAAACTCACGACAGGAGCGAAATCCCTAAACCCAGTCCAATGACACCAAATGAGACCTGCAAACAATAGAAAACACCATAATTTCATTCATCAGAACATACAGATGATGACAGTACCAGGTTTACTAAAACTTTATGCAGTAAGCAGGCTTGCATCAAGTCTTAGCCAAAGCAGGTTCAGAGAAGTGATAAGACTGAAGAAGATGAGGGAACTCTTTGGCTATTGGTTATCACTGGAAATTTGCCCACAAAACTATATAATGCATCCCATTAACTTGAAACCATTGAAGACAGTTTCATCACTTATTCAAACAACTAGGAACAACATAAGTGACAAAAGAAGTCAGTGCGTTAGTATGTAAGAATCTAACCCAAAAGCTAACCAATGCTTATCCTTACAAATGTGGCATTACACAAAACCCCTGTTCACCTATTAGCAAGACTACATTTCACATACTTGACAGCTACAACAAATGAGATTACCCCAACAGCCCTAGCACGTAGGGTAACAAACAACAAAGTGCAACAGTTGGAATAAGAATTAGTCAACAAGCACCTAACCAATTAACCATGACTCGATAATTGCAAACTTTAAACCCAACACCATGCCTCGATAACATCATTTTTCTCagcattttattttctcatacaATTTTCAAAGGAAAAGGTTGAATTTTGGTAATCCCATTactttaaattcataaaattgtCAAGCCTcgataaaaaaattaccgacaacAAGAACAACTTCTAATCCATAAACACCTAAATTAATCCTTTGACAGCCAATATATTCGCTTAGTGAATCAAAAACCAATTAATCATCATCACAAACAACAGTAAAGACCTCAACTTTAGAAGCAATTGACACAAACGTGAAATGGGtctatttcatttaaatttttacaacaaaatttaatgaagaaaaatcaattccacacaaaaaaagaagaagcaagaagAGAAACACCTTAGCAAGAGAGAACTCATCATCAGTAACAATCGTTTTGGAACCAGTAGTAGAAGAAGCAGCCCGACTCGAATCAGCAGCTTTGGTTAAGAACACAAGCTTAACTTTGTGGTTTTGTTTAGGACTCAGTTTTGATGGTGACGAAGAATGTACAGAGAGAAAGCAGCGACCTTTGTGCTTGTTAGTACAGAACCTTCCAAATTGTACATCATAGTGGAAAATGGTGGTTCTTGCTGTTGCAGAAGCTGATAATATTATTGCTTTCATTGGGTAGTGGtcgattgattgatttttagaGTTTGGTTCTAACTCTAAAAATTTGCAGAcatttttcttctgtttctttctttgagTATGAAGTATGTTATGTATCTGGTTTGGAGAGAATAAGAATGAGAGGTTACAGTTTGATGATCCAAAAACTAGTTTCAACCgccaaaaaattattgttacgTGGCACCattcattttctctattttttcttctttttttaatatatatatatatgacaatcaaaatatttacattatttaaatttttaataattactatTGTAGTTATCTGtttcaataaatttgattgaattttttatactttctCGAATTTGATAAGCATCATAATGATATTGTATTATCAtagtattaattaaattagttttttaaaacaattagtaccaataaagtaataaataaattaaagaaatttcttttgaaagaaaaaaacattcatcataaacttttaataaatggagattcgataaaaaaaaaaatttataggaaGAAATCCCACTTCAATAACaaatatgaatataaaagtTCCACGAA
This region includes:
- the LOC18107397 gene encoding uncharacterized protein LOC18107397 isoform X1 is translated as MASTKEQSPYTNFQRREEPEFNLREWEFRAQISREHTRSRRFSGSNIRSFREDARSFRSNITISSTASSPGYSIREEIDPSTYSFTTALKALQARSGYYNSWECSSPDGFALHSKWNEAEKYICNPLSGEVPMECLSAKTLSGRSFRNLTNRITMSAPLVYSNHSRQIQTKTTTSIAAHDDIVNHFPIKEDKMEGMLNTRDVGTQSTPPDVSSSSSPSPASTPSIIERKRCEVEGGGTPNCNSKLKAQGQVQVKETRGKEESTENESTREESQNRKDEKMWMCSIRKQGGCLSWMRKRQRERHKPRNSNIFSFNVKGAAKKES
- the LOC18107396 gene encoding uncharacterized protein LOC18107396; protein product: MKAIILSASATARTTIFHYDVQFGRFCTNKHKGRCFLSVHSSSPSKLSPKQNHKVKLVFLTKAADSSRAASSTTGSKTIVTDDEFSLAKVSFGVIGLGLGISLLSYGFGAYFNILPGSEWSAIMLTYGFPLAIIGMALKYAELKPVSCLTYSDAEILREKCATPILKQVRNDVIRYRYGDEQHLDEALKRIFQYGLGGGIPRRNAPILQMIREEVTEDGKYCLVLIFEAKSLQLSDFEKRQGKFTSFFGPDITAEIGIGENNLYEVRLISNLNADASPS
- the LOC18107397 gene encoding uncharacterized protein LOC18107397 isoform X2, which gives rise to MASTKEQSPYTNFQRREEPEFNLREWEFRAQISREHTRSRRFSGSNIRSFREDARSFRSNITISSTASSPGYSIREEIDPSTYSFTTALKALQARSGYYNSWECSSPDGFALHSKWNEAEKYICNPLSGEVPMECLSAKTLSGRSFRNLTNRITMSAPLVYSNHSRQIQTKTTTSIAAHDDIVNHFPIKEDKMEGMLNTRDVGTQSTPPDVSSSSSPSPASTPSIIERKRCEVEGGGTPNCNSKLKAQGQPCVSGLNHRIVVSLDTKILLHQAIIIHSIGATHHY